The Salvia splendens isolate huo1 unplaced genomic scaffold, SspV2 ctg542, whole genome shotgun sequence genome contains the following window.
TCGTTAGATACAATGTAATCTTGGCACTGGGATGGCGGGAAGGTACAGGTTGAGCTATTGAGAAAAAGCCAACAGAACAAGAGATAAGAATAGACATGACAACCCGAACCGCCTTATGAATATCTGTTATCCTTGATTTCGATTCAAAGGGGTCGTGGTTTGAATATTACTATCCAGTACATGCTCCCTTACAACTACATTTGTTTATCAGAATAGTATAAATTGTTTGTTTTGCACCAGAGTAGTCGCTTTTACAATGTTTCCATTGTCTCTTATCACAATATAACCTTCATGTTTCCATTTGTTGCTTTCCAAgttatagtaggagtattattttaattgctACATTCGTAGGCTGTAGCTGTAGTTCAACATTTTCGTAATCGATAATTTTTTTGCAGAATATCATTGGAGAGGAAGCTGGGAAGAGTGTAACCGATGAGTACTTAAAACGAAGAGGTCACAAAATGTGTACGATACAAGCAAAGACACTCCAACTTCCAGTTTACATGCCTATGTCAAACCACGTTCAGATGAAGTCCATCTGTCACCTCTAAGAAAGTACAAAGAACACCAAAAGAGGTGAAGCCTTCCACAAGTCAGGACAATCAATCTAAATATGTGCCAGCGCAGTCCACAAATGAAAAACCTGTGAATCAAGGTAGTTCGAGAAAGAAAAAATCTGGAAAAGTTATTTCTCTGGCTGAGGCTGCGAAAGGATCTATTGTATTTCAGAAGGGGAAGCCATGCACATGCCAAGCCCGCCGTCATGGGTTGGTCAGCAATTGTATATCTTGCGGAAAGATAGTCTGTGAGCAGGAGGGCGAGGGGCCTTGCAATTTTTGTGGTGCCCTTGTGCTGAGGGAGGGAAGCACATATGCTGGTTTGGATGAAGGACTTATGGTTTTAACCGATGCTGAGGCAGCTGCAGAAGCATATGCTAAAAG
Protein-coding sequences here:
- the LOC121790549 gene encoding activating signal cointegrator 1-like, with protein sequence MAGRISLERKLGRVPSVTSKKVQRTPKEVKPSTSQDNQSKYVPAQSTNEKPVNQGSSRKKKSGKVISLAEAAKGSIVFQKGKPCTCQARRHGLVSNCISCGKIVCEQEGEGPCNFCGALVLREGSTYAGLDEGLMVLTDAEAAAEAYAKRLVEYDRNAAARTTVIDDQSDYYEMEGNTWLSNEVSI